The Thermocrinis ruber genome has a window encoding:
- a CDS encoding class I SAM-dependent methyltransferase gives MKHKQIIADVFSSVSRHYDTFLNLITFRRIKDWQRAMLKEVEGAKTLLDVGTGTGEVLLQADPQAMRVGIDLSLGMLKVARKKCPNCGFVLADAENVPFKTSSFDAITLSLVYRHLYNRDQFLKEARRVLKPEGRLAILDINKFWLTPLLVFLMKFPIKPLGLMLFGRDKWEFFIHSLENSLSEEELKRELESNGFKVIKTQKRLFGIVYIVSAQRI, from the coding sequence ATGAAGCATAAACAAATTATCGCCGACGTTTTTTCTTCGGTTAGCAGGCATTACGACACTTTTTTGAACCTTATAACCTTTAGAAGGATCAAAGATTGGCAGAGGGCCATGTTGAAAGAAGTTGAAGGAGCAAAGACTCTTTTGGATGTGGGCACGGGAACAGGAGAGGTGCTTTTGCAAGCAGACCCTCAAGCCATGAGGGTAGGTATCGACCTTTCCTTAGGTATGTTAAAGGTTGCACGCAAAAAGTGTCCCAATTGCGGTTTTGTTCTTGCAGATGCGGAAAACGTGCCCTTTAAAACCTCATCCTTTGACGCCATTACCCTATCTTTGGTATACAGACATCTCTATAACAGGGATCAGTTTTTGAAGGAAGCCCGAAGGGTTCTAAAGCCCGAAGGAAGATTGGCAATTCTTGACATAAACAAGTTTTGGCTCACTCCCCTTTTGGTTTTTCTTATGAAGTTTCCCATAAAACCTTTGGGTCTTATGCTCTTCGGCAGGGATAAGTGGGAATTTTTTATACACTCATTGGAAAACAGTTTGAGTGAAGAAGAACTAAAAAGGGAGCTTGAATCCAACGGCTTTAAAGTGATAAAAACACAAAAAAGACTATTTGGTATAGTCTATATCGTCTCCGCCCAAAGGATTTAG
- the rplU gene encoding 50S ribosomal protein L21, which yields MYAIIETGGKQYMVSPGDKLKVEKLNLNEGELVEFKPVLVRKENGEVVLQKGKVIAEVLRHGKHKKVIVFKFRAKKNYKRWRGHRQPYTEIIIKEIQEV from the coding sequence ATGTACGCTATCATAGAAACAGGCGGAAAGCAATATATGGTAAGCCCTGGTGATAAGTTAAAGGTTGAAAAGTTGAATTTAAATGAGGGAGAGCTTGTGGAGTTTAAGCCTGTTTTAGTAAGAAAGGAAAACGGCGAAGTTGTCCTTCAAAAAGGAAAGGTTATAGCGGAGGTTTTACGTCACGGAAAGCACAAGAAGGTTATCGTCTTTAAATTTAGGGCTAAGAAGAATTACAAGAGATGGAGAGGACATAGACAGCCCTACACGGAGATTATAATAAAAGAAATACAGGAGGTGTGA
- a CDS encoding 3-deoxy-D-manno-octulosonic acid transferase produces the protein MFERIFPRLKFNTTKPVLWFHCASVGEFNTAKPILKALRKDFFILLTYFSPRAREFLKTQESFYDAMHPLPLDNPLSVKLFEKQANPYALLIMERELWYFLLKGVKAKKVLLNAYAKGSFWERVLTRQFDLILCRTEKDREIFEGYGVNAIACGNLKVVLEREEKRVSLTLREGKTVVAGSFHPQELPFLKEFYRRLLEEIGQVNLVVVPRHVSKVDVFMEGFKEFKPCLKSESREDCQVIVVDSLGELFYLYAFGDLALVGGTFAEGVGGHNLLEPAYYKKFVLFGPHTHKVRDLEEFILSKNLGFNVISPQEAVVIAKEILEGRLAYPDFNLQDFAKQVKECYLSNLYKILSDAR, from the coding sequence ATGTTTGAAAGAATATTTCCAAGGCTGAAGTTCAACACCACAAAACCCGTCCTTTGGTTTCACTGTGCCAGCGTGGGCGAATTCAACACCGCCAAACCCATCTTGAAAGCGTTAAGAAAGGACTTTTTTATACTGCTCACCTATTTTTCGCCCAGGGCAAGGGAATTTCTGAAAACTCAAGAAAGTTTTTACGACGCAATGCACCCGCTACCTCTGGACAATCCCCTTTCTGTGAAACTCTTTGAAAAACAGGCAAATCCATACGCCCTTTTGATCATGGAAAGGGAGCTTTGGTATTTCTTGCTAAAAGGTGTAAAGGCAAAGAAGGTTCTGCTCAACGCCTACGCAAAGGGTAGTTTTTGGGAAAGGGTACTTACAAGGCAATTTGACCTGATCCTATGCAGGACGGAAAAAGACAGAGAAATCTTTGAGGGCTATGGGGTTAATGCAATAGCTTGTGGTAATTTAAAGGTGGTCTTGGAAAGGGAAGAGAAAAGGGTCTCCCTAACACTCCGGGAGGGAAAGACAGTAGTGGCGGGTAGCTTCCATCCGCAGGAACTTCCCTTTTTGAAGGAGTTTTACAGAAGGCTTTTAGAGGAGATAGGTCAAGTCAATCTGGTGGTGGTGCCAAGGCATGTATCAAAGGTGGATGTGTTTATGGAAGGGTTTAAGGAGTTCAAACCTTGTTTAAAGAGTGAAAGCAGGGAAGACTGTCAGGTTATTGTGGTGGATAGCTTGGGTGAGCTTTTTTATCTTTATGCCTTTGGAGACTTGGCCTTGGTGGGTGGCACCTTTGCGGAGGGTGTGGGAGGGCACAACCTCTTGGAACCTGCCTATTACAAAAAGTTTGTCCTGTTTGGTCCCCACACCCACAAGGTGAGGGATTTGGAAGAGTTTATCCTTTCAAAGAATTTAGGTTTTAACGTGATAAGTCCTCAGGAAGCGGTGGTGATAGCAAAGGAGATTTTGGAGGGAAGGCTTGCATATCCAGACTTTAACCTGCAAGATTTTGCAAAGCAGGTTAAGGAATGCTACCTTTCAAACCTATATAAAATACTAAGCGATGCCCGATAG
- a CDS encoding glycosyltransferase family 9 protein — MKVLLWQTAYLGDVVLATSLLRILTKRFQKVGFVGRPFIKELLKGYDVELIPFNKGFLESFRIRKTIRSYDVVLSAHRSMRTALILYFSGIPLRVGFDKSELAFLYTHTVPHRWGMHEVERNAQLLKPLGIVPEPEELYPKLFVEEEEVKSVMGKFQLPEEYVVLSPFSNFLLKEWDIKNWLELAKAIGKKVVVVGTGKDMERARVFDAYAINLVGKTSLRELMAVISRAKLVISCDSSPVHIANALDVPAITIYTSTSPIYGFYPLKGAHLTPELACSPCSPNPKKCKTGTYDCVRAVSVEKVLSLCQTLITD, encoded by the coding sequence ATGAAAGTCCTTCTGTGGCAAACTGCCTACTTGGGGGATGTGGTCCTTGCCACATCCCTTCTTAGAATTCTAACAAAAAGGTTTCAGAAGGTCGGCTTTGTAGGCAGACCCTTCATAAAGGAACTGTTAAAGGGATACGATGTGGAGCTTATTCCATTCAACAAGGGATTTTTAGAGTCCTTCAGGATAAGAAAGACTATAAGATCATACGATGTGGTTCTTTCTGCCCACAGGTCTATGCGAACAGCCCTCATTCTTTACTTCTCTGGCATACCCTTAAGGGTAGGCTTTGACAAATCTGAGCTTGCCTTTTTGTACACCCACACAGTTCCCCACCGGTGGGGCATGCATGAGGTAGAAAGAAACGCACAGCTTTTGAAACCTTTGGGCATTGTCCCAGAACCGGAAGAACTCTATCCGAAACTTTTTGTGGAAGAGGAAGAGGTTAAAAGCGTAATGGGAAAATTCCAACTTCCTGAGGAGTACGTAGTATTATCTCCCTTTTCTAATTTTTTGCTAAAGGAGTGGGATATAAAGAATTGGTTAGAATTGGCTAAGGCTATAGGAAAAAAAGTAGTAGTGGTAGGCACGGGAAAGGATATGGAAAGGGCAAGGGTTTTTGATGCATACGCCATAAACTTGGTGGGTAAAACTTCTTTGAGGGAGCTTATGGCAGTTATTTCAAGGGCAAAGCTTGTGATCTCCTGCGATTCCTCCCCGGTTCATATAGCCAATGCTTTAGATGTGCCAGCTATAACCATTTACACCTCCACTTCCCCCATCTACGGCTTTTATCCCCTAAAGGGTGCGCACCTTACTCCAGAGCTTGCCTGTTCTCCTTGTTCGCCCAATCCAAAAAAGTGCAAGACAGGAACCTACGACTGCGTAAGGGCAGTAAGCGTAGAAAAGGTCCTTTCCCTCTGCCAAACCCTTATCACAGACTGA
- the gltA gene encoding NADPH-dependent glutamate synthase, translated as MPIKIRYEDRNHEPLLAPQERVKTFREYALGYSVSLALDEAKRCLLCKDADQRCIKACPAGIDIPGFIKKLSEGDLFGAYRVIVQSNPFPSVCGRVCPQEKQCEGSCILYYDTVRNRKNKGLPVSIGALEKFVGDFVRISGVQLEQRAEPTGKRVAVVGAGPSGLACAYELSILGHSVDVYEALPKAGGVMTYGIPTARLDRSILDWEVERLKRLGVRFFFGWVVGRTVKLEELLEKYDAVFLGVGAGRGSLGIKGDHLKGVYSAIEVLTRVGLLKANEFPHSGTPVKLGKRTAIIGGGFTAVDCAITALRLGVETHVLYRRTRETSSARDEEWDHIAQEGAILHWLTQPVEILGDEEGKVVGVKCIKMQLGEPDESGRPKPEPIPGSEHIIECDSVIFAIGQKANPVAYGEVKGLELTPWGTVMVDEEFRTSIEGLFAGGDVVNGGDTVVRAIAHGRKAAKSIHKYLMEVKK; from the coding sequence ATGCCCATAAAAATCCGCTACGAGGATAGAAACCATGAACCCCTGCTAGCACCACAGGAGAGGGTAAAGACCTTCAGGGAGTATGCCCTTGGGTATTCGGTCTCCCTTGCCTTGGACGAGGCAAAAAGATGTCTGCTATGCAAGGATGCGGACCAAAGGTGCATAAAGGCTTGTCCCGCTGGCATTGATATACCGGGATTTATAAAAAAGCTCTCGGAAGGGGACCTCTTTGGTGCTTACAGGGTTATAGTACAGTCTAATCCTTTTCCCTCTGTGTGTGGTAGGGTGTGTCCCCAAGAGAAGCAGTGTGAGGGCTCTTGCATACTGTACTACGATACGGTAAGAAACAGAAAAAACAAAGGCTTGCCCGTTAGCATAGGAGCCTTGGAGAAGTTTGTGGGGGACTTTGTGCGTATCTCGGGGGTTCAGTTGGAGCAAAGGGCAGAACCCACCGGAAAGCGGGTTGCGGTGGTGGGTGCTGGTCCCAGTGGTTTGGCCTGTGCATACGAACTTTCTATACTTGGACACAGCGTGGATGTTTATGAAGCCCTTCCAAAGGCTGGTGGAGTTATGACTTATGGCATACCTACTGCAAGACTGGACAGGAGTATATTAGACTGGGAAGTGGAAAGACTCAAAAGACTTGGAGTACGTTTCTTTTTTGGATGGGTTGTGGGCAGGACTGTTAAGTTAGAGGAGCTTTTGGAAAAATACGATGCGGTGTTTTTGGGAGTTGGTGCGGGAAGGGGAAGCCTTGGTATAAAGGGAGACCACCTAAAGGGCGTCTATTCTGCTATTGAGGTCTTAACTCGGGTGGGTCTGCTAAAGGCAAACGAGTTTCCTCACTCTGGCACGCCGGTAAAACTCGGTAAGCGCACTGCCATAATAGGTGGAGGCTTTACTGCGGTAGATTGTGCCATAACCGCCCTAAGGCTTGGTGTAGAGACTCACGTGCTATACAGAAGGACACGGGAGACATCCTCCGCAAGGGATGAAGAGTGGGACCATATAGCCCAAGAAGGTGCCATTTTACATTGGCTTACTCAACCGGTGGAAATTTTAGGCGATGAAGAAGGAAAGGTAGTGGGTGTTAAGTGTATAAAGATGCAACTTGGAGAACCAGACGAGAGCGGAAGACCAAAACCAGAACCAATTCCTGGCTCCGAACATATAATAGAATGCGATTCGGTGATCTTTGCCATAGGACAAAAGGCAAACCCAGTAGCCTACGGAGAGGTTAAGGGCTTGGAGCTAACTCCCTGGGGTACCGTCATGGTAGATGAAGAGTTTAGAACCAGCATAGAGGGCCTCTTTGCGGGCGGGGATGTGGTTAATGGGGGAGACACAGTGGTAAGGGCAATAGCCCATGGCAGAAAAGCTGCAAAATCTATACACAAATACCTTATGGAGGTAAAGAAATGA
- a CDS encoding chromosome segregation protein ScpA, with the protein MLYEEEHPFAIAYRLVEEGKLDPWNVDIAQLANLYIQEIRKMELLDLRVPARALSAAVFLLKKQVEVLFPEPKKRRERKYTLAEIVQMFEEESTEQAQHDNQTDTNEIVEEQIKTIKRKLQAYKREVKKKGKKIPIHVSKFEDALREIEELIMKGIRKFSFLGFVANRNPVPYLMGLMTLYQEGRVDAYQREPYSDIEVEVL; encoded by the coding sequence ATGCTGTATGAAGAAGAGCACCCCTTTGCCATAGCCTACCGGTTGGTGGAGGAAGGGAAGTTGGACCCTTGGAATGTGGATATAGCACAGCTTGCAAACCTGTACATTCAAGAAATAAGAAAAATGGAACTTCTTGACCTACGGGTTCCCGCAAGGGCGCTCTCTGCGGCGGTCTTTCTGCTAAAAAAACAGGTGGAAGTTCTCTTTCCAGAACCCAAAAAGAGGAGGGAGAGAAAATATACCCTGGCAGAAATCGTTCAAATGTTTGAAGAGGAGTCAACAGAACAAGCACAGCACGATAACCAAACAGACACCAATGAAATTGTGGAGGAACAGATAAAAACCATAAAAAGAAAGCTACAGGCTTACAAGAGGGAAGTAAAGAAAAAAGGGAAAAAAATACCCATACATGTATCAAAGTTTGAAGATGCCCTAAGGGAGATTGAAGAACTAATAATGAAAGGTATCAGGAAATTTTCCTTTTTGGGCTTTGTGGCAAACAGAAATCCGGTTCCCTACCTTATGGGTCTGATGACCCTGTACCAAGAGGGTAGAGTGGATGCCTACCAAAGAGAGCCATACTCAGACATTGAGGTGGAAGTGCTATGA
- the rpmA gene encoding 50S ribosomal protein L27, with translation MASKASGGSTKNGRDSHSKRLGVKRFDGQIVRAGNILVRQRGTKIYPGKNVGMGSDFTLFALVDGVVKFETRRNKKFVSVIPIT, from the coding sequence ATGGCGTCCAAGGCAAGCGGTGGTTCAACGAAAAACGGTAGAGATAGTCATTCGAAAAGGTTAGGTGTAAAGAGGTTTGACGGGCAGATAGTTCGCGCAGGAAACATACTGGTAAGGCAAAGGGGTACTAAAATCTACCCGGGCAAGAATGTGGGTATGGGTTCTGACTTTACCCTGTTTGCTTTGGTGGATGGTGTGGTAAAGTTTGAAACAAGAAGGAACAAAAAGTTCGTTAGCGTTATTCCAATAACCTAA
- a CDS encoding DUF4878 domain-containing protein — MKKVAIILAVVLAGFFVFRACGTSPEEASEGTVKEFISAIKDGDGKEAVKLLYPPFRDALVQDVKLPLQLTEMKPSEMLACVLSSMGENIKKVKVLDVKAIDDKHGEVIVKVIDKNGTEKILSFITIKDEKRWKIASISNVK; from the coding sequence ATGAAAAAGGTAGCCATAATTCTTGCAGTGGTTTTGGCAGGCTTTTTTGTATTCAGGGCTTGCGGAACAAGCCCAGAGGAAGCCTCAGAGGGCACAGTAAAAGAGTTCATCTCTGCAATAAAGGACGGTGATGGCAAAGAAGCAGTAAAGCTACTCTATCCACCCTTCAGGGATGCCCTAGTGCAGGATGTAAAACTGCCCCTGCAACTTACAGAAATGAAGCCCTCCGAGATGCTTGCCTGTGTTTTAAGTTCTATGGGAGAAAACATTAAAAAGGTTAAGGTCTTGGATGTCAAAGCCATAGACGATAAGCATGGAGAAGTTATAGTCAAGGTAATAGACAAAAACGGAACGGAAAAGATACTGTCTTTTATCACCATAAAGGACGAGAAAAGGTGGAAGATCGCCAGCATATCCAATGTTAAATGA
- the accD gene encoding acetyl-CoA carboxylase, carboxyltransferase subunit beta codes for MGFLDRFKKKDQEKEALWTKCPSCKSILYVPELKENLNVCPKCNYHFPMGSMERVKSILTDYSVLFENILPTDPLKFKDNKPYKERLSQAQKETNLTEAIVVARGKLKDIEIILCAMDFNFIGGSMGSVVGERFYRACMLSAEQKIPLFAVITSGGARMQEGILSLMQMAKTSIGVGFLKERRVPYITLLTNPTMGGVSASFAFLGDIIMAEPGALIGFAGPRVIEQTIKQQLPEGFQTAEFLLEKGMIDMIVHRKDIKDTVYKLLKIATYRKGCHAV; via the coding sequence ATGGGCTTTTTAGATAGGTTTAAGAAAAAGGATCAAGAGAAAGAGGCACTATGGACCAAATGTCCCTCTTGCAAGTCCATACTCTATGTGCCAGAGCTAAAGGAGAACCTAAATGTTTGTCCTAAGTGCAACTATCACTTCCCCATGGGTTCAATGGAAAGGGTCAAGTCCATACTCACCGATTATTCTGTGCTCTTTGAAAACATTCTTCCCACGGACCCTCTGAAATTTAAAGACAACAAACCATACAAAGAAAGGCTCAGCCAAGCCCAAAAGGAAACAAACCTCACAGAGGCTATCGTAGTTGCCCGTGGAAAGTTAAAGGATATAGAGATAATCCTCTGCGCGATGGATTTTAACTTTATAGGTGGCAGTATGGGCTCGGTGGTGGGCGAAAGATTTTACAGGGCATGTATGCTAAGCGCAGAGCAAAAGATACCCCTCTTTGCTGTCATAACCTCCGGTGGTGCAAGGATGCAGGAAGGCATACTTTCCCTTATGCAGATGGCAAAGACCTCCATCGGAGTAGGCTTTTTGAAGGAAAGGAGAGTACCCTACATAACCCTTCTAACGAATCCCACCATGGGTGGAGTATCTGCCAGCTTTGCCTTCCTCGGAGATATTATCATGGCAGAGCCGGGTGCTTTAATAGGCTTTGCGGGACCTCGGGTAATAGAGCAGACCATAAAGCAACAGCTTCCAGAGGGTTTTCAGACTGCAGAGTTTTTGCTTGAAAAGGGTATGATAGACATGATCGTGCATAGAAAGGATATAAAAGATACAGTCTATAAACTCCTTAAGATAGCCACCTACAGGAAAGGATGCCATGCTGTATGA
- a CDS encoding ArnT family glycosyltransferase: protein MAIYPLILLSLLIYFFNLGAFQVWQPNEAFYADASRRMLETKDFITPIYNGELRLEKPPLTYWLVSLGFYIFGVNEFALRFFHALLGLCTGLLSGILAWLLTKNLKTALLSFLVVVLSLQFFANAHYASPEVPLAFFIALTLTLWYGYYITKNTSLLVFAFLSSSLGMLVKGPVAFVMPALIIFIFLLLEDRREILNKKYYLLTPFALLLGLWWHIYQTWVNGRDFLNVFFSENFKRIYAGEDPIYFYLLDTLVSFLPYSVLFFPALIWALLRKELRFAVVWTLSFFLVFSLIKQKIPVYVMPAYPAMAVITAHFLMEGPWERLKRFWAVFVCSLFSLVILLGVFYFDLAKGWALLSLVPPLALLFERKLAPLFGTVVFYLFLLGAVLPYLEGYRHYRELGSFIRELDPKGELKTYQVGHFNHNLPFYAKRKIIRDQAPEKGSIVVFELSSFDRCTPLKTFELYKGSESRLFKFMLDTKRKKNFSQFGVCLYF, encoded by the coding sequence ATGGCTATCTACCCTCTGATCCTTCTCTCTCTTTTGATTTACTTTTTCAACCTTGGTGCCTTTCAGGTTTGGCAACCCAACGAAGCCTTTTATGCGGACGCAAGCAGGCGTATGTTAGAGACAAAGGACTTTATAACGCCCATATACAACGGGGAGCTGAGGTTAGAAAAGCCTCCTTTGACCTATTGGTTGGTTAGCTTGGGCTTTTATATCTTTGGTGTCAACGAGTTTGCCCTGAGGTTCTTTCATGCCCTTTTGGGGCTTTGCACTGGGCTTTTGTCTGGCATTTTGGCATGGCTTTTAACAAAAAACCTTAAAACCGCCCTGCTTTCCTTTCTTGTTGTGGTTCTCTCTTTGCAGTTTTTTGCTAACGCCCATTACGCATCTCCGGAGGTGCCTTTAGCCTTTTTCATTGCCCTTACTCTGACCCTGTGGTATGGTTATTACATAACAAAAAACACATCCCTTTTGGTCTTTGCCTTTCTTTCTTCTTCCCTTGGCATGTTGGTAAAGGGTCCAGTAGCCTTTGTAATGCCAGCGTTGATTATTTTTATTTTCCTTCTTTTAGAGGACCGGAGGGAAATTCTAAACAAAAAGTATTATCTTTTAACGCCCTTTGCCCTACTTTTGGGTCTTTGGTGGCACATATACCAAACTTGGGTTAACGGAAGGGATTTTTTGAATGTTTTCTTCTCAGAAAACTTTAAAAGGATTTACGCAGGAGAAGACCCTATCTATTTTTATCTTTTGGATACACTGGTTAGCTTTTTGCCCTACTCTGTGCTGTTCTTTCCTGCCTTGATTTGGGCTCTTTTAAGAAAGGAACTGAGGTTTGCGGTTGTTTGGACCCTTTCTTTTTTTCTGGTCTTTAGCCTGATAAAGCAAAAAATTCCCGTTTATGTGATGCCTGCCTATCCTGCCATGGCAGTAATTACCGCCCACTTTTTGATGGAAGGTCCCTGGGAAAGGTTAAAAAGATTTTGGGCGGTCTTTGTGTGTTCTCTCTTTTCGTTGGTGATCCTTTTGGGTGTATTTTACTTTGACCTTGCCAAGGGTTGGGCTTTACTCTCCTTGGTGCCTCCTTTAGCACTACTCTTTGAAAGAAAGCTTGCACCTCTGTTTGGTACGGTAGTCTTTTACCTTTTCCTTTTGGGGGCTGTCCTTCCTTACTTAGAAGGGTACAGGCATTACAGAGAACTGGGAAGTTTCATAAGGGAGTTGGACCCAAAGGGCGAGCTAAAAACCTATCAGGTGGGACACTTTAACCATAATCTACCTTTTTATGCAAAGAGAAAGATCATAAGGGATCAAGCGCCCGAGAAAGGTTCAATAGTGGTCTTTGAGCTTAGTTCTTTTGACCGCTGTACACCTTTGAAAACCTTTGAACTGTATAAAGGCTCCGAATCGAGACTCTTTAAGTTTATGTTAGACACGAAAAGAAAGAAGAACTTCTCTCAGTTTGGTGTTTGCTTATATTTTTAA
- a CDS encoding hydroxyacid dehydrogenase yields MLVYVFETKEWERRYLTEVVKDIELKFSEDRLNKDTVHKYKDAEAVIVFVDSRVDREVIDQLPRLRLIITRSTGYDHIDVRYAMDSGIVVCNVPDYASITVAEYTIALMLALSRKLKETVQRTSRGTFSREGLSGFDLSGKTLGVIGTGRIGKYVVKLAHAFDMRIFAYDLVEDESLVRNYHVEYVELERLLKESDIITIHVPYTPQTHHLINASNIDLLKPTAMLINTARGPVVETKALVKALKEGKLLGGVALDVFEGEEALIEDAYLDRSFSSETLQNSLLVSYLAKQERVIVTPHNAYNTRDALFRMLSTVVENLRAFLEGKPKNVVHDH; encoded by the coding sequence ATGCTAGTTTATGTTTTTGAAACCAAGGAGTGGGAAAGAAGGTATCTTACAGAAGTAGTAAAGGACATTGAACTGAAATTTTCGGAAGACAGGCTTAACAAGGACACAGTGCATAAATACAAGGATGCGGAAGCGGTGATTGTGTTTGTAGATTCACGAGTGGACAGGGAGGTTATAGACCAACTTCCAAGGCTCAGGCTTATTATTACAAGGAGCACAGGCTATGACCACATAGATGTAAGGTATGCAATGGATAGTGGCATTGTAGTTTGTAATGTGCCCGACTATGCATCCATCACAGTGGCAGAATACACAATAGCCCTTATGCTTGCCCTTTCAAGAAAGCTGAAGGAGACAGTGCAGAGAACTTCAAGGGGGACTTTTTCTCGGGAAGGGTTATCTGGCTTTGACCTTTCTGGTAAAACCTTAGGAGTTATTGGAACAGGTAGGATAGGGAAGTATGTTGTAAAACTCGCCCATGCCTTTGATATGAGAATCTTTGCCTACGACCTTGTGGAGGATGAAAGCCTGGTGAGAAACTATCATGTGGAGTATGTGGAGCTTGAGAGGCTTTTGAAGGAGTCAGACATAATAACCATCCATGTGCCGTACACTCCTCAAACCCATCACCTTATAAATGCGAGTAATATAGACCTTCTTAAACCCACAGCTATGCTAATAAACACCGCCAGGGGTCCTGTGGTGGAAACAAAAGCTTTGGTTAAGGCTCTGAAGGAGGGGAAACTACTTGGGGGCGTTGCCTTGGATGTTTTTGAAGGAGAAGAAGCCCTCATAGAGGATGCTTATCTGGATAGAAGTTTTTCTTCAGAAACTTTGCAAAATTCTCTCTTGGTTTCCTATCTTGCCAAGCAAGAAAGAGTTATAGTCACACCCCATAATGCATACAACACTAGGGATGCCCTCTTTAGAATGCTTAGCACTGTTGTAGAAAACCTAAGGGCTTTTTTGGAAGGGAAACCCAAGAATGTGGTCCATGATCATTGA
- a CDS encoding FtsW/RodA/SpoVE family cell cycle protein, translating into MPDRWILYSVVLLFLMGETAIISANVLSASEFDVQTLKRPVLQFVVFFAGLLFSFYIAKIDYRRLFKGKYVYLLVGVSLVSLFVILVKKLISGKAVERWLFGGSVQPLEFAKIAIIIFLSYYIVSKGSLRSIKTFSWAFFIVLLHAIFLVLQPDKGGALFILLLSFSLMYVGGIPYRLYIPAIALVGFFSFFLLKRGYVSERLSAWIDPFADAEDTGYQIIQSLYALAKGGPFGVGIGKGIQKMGALPEADTDYVISIIGEEMGFLGVMMVVLLYALLVGRLFYYSVKVGEPLGKLLLFGVAMNFSLAFLWNLAMASNLLPPKGIALPFVSYGTSNLLASLIMIGLAQSVIRVWQRERTFSTLTALTQS; encoded by the coding sequence ATGCCCGATAGATGGATCCTTTACTCGGTTGTTTTGCTTTTTTTGATGGGGGAGACCGCTATAATAAGTGCCAACGTACTTTCCGCTTCGGAGTTTGACGTTCAAACACTGAAAAGACCGGTCTTACAGTTTGTGGTCTTTTTTGCGGGACTTTTGTTTTCCTTTTACATTGCTAAAATTGATTACAGAAGGTTATTTAAAGGAAAGTATGTATATCTTTTGGTGGGCGTTTCTTTGGTTTCCCTATTTGTTATTCTTGTAAAAAAACTGATCTCCGGCAAAGCAGTAGAGCGGTGGCTTTTTGGTGGCAGTGTGCAACCTTTAGAGTTTGCAAAGATAGCAATAATCATCTTTCTGTCTTACTACATAGTTAGCAAGGGGTCTTTGAGAAGCATAAAGACTTTCTCTTGGGCTTTTTTTATAGTCCTTTTGCACGCCATTTTTTTAGTTTTACAGCCGGACAAAGGTGGTGCCTTGTTTATACTCCTTCTTTCCTTTAGCCTTATGTATGTGGGTGGAATACCCTACCGGCTTTATATCCCCGCCATTGCCCTCGTGGGCTTTTTTAGCTTCTTTTTACTAAAAAGGGGTTATGTATCCGAAAGGTTATCTGCATGGATTGACCCTTTTGCGGACGCGGAGGATACTGGCTATCAGATCATACAGTCCCTCTATGCCCTCGCTAAGGGTGGTCCCTTTGGAGTGGGCATAGGTAAAGGTATTCAAAAAATGGGTGCACTGCCCGAGGCAGACACAGACTATGTTATTTCCATAATTGGAGAAGAGATGGGCTTTTTGGGTGTGATGATGGTGGTTTTGCTCTATGCTTTGCTGGTGGGCAGGCTGTTTTACTATTCCGTTAAGGTGGGTGAACCCTTAGGAAAGCTCCTGCTCTTTGGTGTAGCCATGAACTTTTCCCTTGCCTTTCTGTGGAATTTGGCTATGGCATCCAACCTTTTGCCACCTAAGGGTATAGCACTGCCCTTTGTCAGCTACGGAACTTCAAACCTTCTTGCATCTTTGATCATGATAGGCTTGGCTCAGTCTGTGATAAGGGTTTGGCAGAGGGAAAGGACCTTTTCTACGCTTACTGCCCTTACGCAGTCGTAG